The genomic DNA GGTGACGGCCGGGAAGGAATCACTGCTCGTTTTATCATTCCCAAAAAGTATGCGCACCTTGCATACGGGCTTGAGCTTCTCCTGGATTGCCCGTCTGCTAAGATTGTGGAAGATCCAACTTACACCATTATCTTCTTCACCGACATAGCTTTTGAATACAACAAATCGAAAAGGCTGATAGATAAAGATATTTCGATCCGGCTGATGATGGGTGAGAAGAGGGGCGACCAGGTCAAGATATGCAGAAATTCGACATATCTTGGTGAAGGCAAGAAGGGAGTTTTTCAGTTTGAAGACTGGCGGGTTAGGGCTATCGACAAGACTGGCATTTTTCTACATGCCGGCGCAAGGAAGGACTTTTTATGGGTCTATGACCAGGAGACTGAGCGGCCTGAGCTAAAAGAGATACATACAGCAATTTCAGGTCTTACGGCTACCGGCAAGACTACAACCCTGTGCCGGAGACTGGCAAGGATGCCGAAGGAAAGCTGGGAAATGATTGGTGATGATGGAGGTACAGTCGGTTTTGACGGAAGTTACTGCGCGTTTGAGTTATGTGGTCTCTATGTTAAGACAGAAAACCTTGACGAAAGCCAGCCAGAAATATTGAGGGCCGCTCAATCGAAGGATGCGTTTCTTGAAAATGTAGCTATCAGTAAGTATCCCTACATGCCTGATTTCAA from Syntrophales bacterium includes the following:
- a CDS encoding phosphoenolpyruvate carboxykinase — translated: MNYFKLAAKQIYDEAKKDGRLIEGLPLDELKQLALRQEGVIQTQIGSIAADSEPMSRAAPHTKNSVDHEFGEEEEALAKQAVEILGKEKIISLDTMVGDGREGITARFIIPKKYAHLAYGLELLLDCPSAKIVEDPTYTIIFFTDIAFEYNKSKRLIDKDISIRLMMGEKRGDQVKICRNSTYLGEGKKGVFQFEDWRVRAIDKTGIFLHAGARKDFLWVYDQETERPELKEIHTAISGLTATGKTTTLCRRLARMPKESWEMIGDDGGTVGFDGSYCAFELCGLYVKTENLDESQPEILRAAQSKDAFLENVAISKYPYMPDFNDLSKTGNGRAIVTRKNLEIASNGLRGNKIDYIIILTRNPLVNVICKLTLEQATMQFIYGESIESTGGDPEQAGKFKRVFFLDQFVTGDRLEHAMIFYDILKQNNIKCYLAITGTIGEPEQKV